From Triticum urartu cultivar G1812 chromosome 2, Tu2.1, whole genome shotgun sequence, a single genomic window includes:
- the LOC125533825 gene encoding uncharacterized protein LOC125533825: MEAAAARARAPMASISSLDLGKIVPGAGFLLHRHAAVPSAPVLRGRSASGRCGLAVSVSSSNGSAGLSPLSDSEKKCPVVMEIPLEDIRRPLFQTRANDPDKVQELIDSIRVIGLQVPVGIFSFNINFTKIIFF, translated from the exons ATGGAagcagcagcagcacgagcgCGAGCACCAATGGCGTCGATCTCGAGCTTGGATTTGGGAAAGATCGTGCCCGGCGCCGGCTTCCTCCTCCACCGCCACGCCGCCGTTCCCAGCGCCCCTGTTCTCCGCGGGAGGAGCGCGAGCGGGCGGTGCGGCCTCGCTGTCTCGGTCTCGTCCTCCAATG GTTCAGCTGGGCTCTCCCCACTGAGTGACTCGGAGAAGAAATGCCCTGTGGTGATGGAGATCCCGCTGGAAGATATCCGGAGGCCGCTATTTCAAACGCGTGCTAATGATCCCGATAAGGTGCAGGAGCTCATCGACAGCATCCGTGTCATCGGCCTCCAAGTACCCGTGGGCATCTTTTCCTTTAACATTAATTTTACCAAAATTATTTTCTTTTAG
- the LOC125533826 gene encoding uncharacterized protein LOC125533826: MDPIANQGWTSSDVEEACSLIARLNTNKIMYDDDDNNKKHNYIVNSLHAFFPSKTMKQVIDLYVDLAMDMHMIQRREGTHVTGGSPQNIFTFCDPVNGNYELPKEENGGSSTHSVYPMGDHANENFGVREEETTIMDNNGLSFGCAMDDTRITVMGEAPLMADNNKMEVLENNISIDQPIVAPHQWGFLTDEEHSMGGLVNENIEVQEDGEMTMDVSGFSFHCILEDTRIRKTEEAPVMVDKNKMVVLENNSSNDRRVVAPHQRKFWTKEEHKSFLYGLEVYGRGDWKNISKHFVTTKTPVQVSSHAQKFFKRIEKKALSGTKRYSINDVRLHDNELLAANNSSAPRQTLCFTSLNNDPSFRLQAPTSSFAVMNNLAQCSPSIYNQQVGQQPMCCEQQMMGSTEAVMGGVGNYVPDGQQGSAYFYLGNV, from the exons ATGGATCCAATAGCCAACCAGGGGTGGACCTCATCCGATGTAGAGGAGGCATGCTCACTCATTGCTAGGCTCAACACCAACAAAATCATGTATGACGACGATGACAATAACAAGAAGCACAACTACATCGTGAATTCTCTCCATGCATTCTTCCCTTCAAAGACCATGAAACAGGTAATAGATCTTTATGTTGATCTCGCCATGGACATGCATATGATCCAGCGGAGGGAGGGGACCCATGTTACTGGTGGTAGCCCACAAAACATTTTCACCTTTTGTGACCCTGTCAACGGTAACTATGAGCTACCGAAGGAGGAGAATGGTGGTAGCAGCACACACAGTGTCTACCCCATGGGTGACCATGCAAATGAAAACTTTGGGGTACGAGAGGAGGAGACAACAATCATGGACAATAACGGATTGTCCTTTGGTTGTGCAATGGACGATACGAGGATCACGGTGATGGGTGAGGCACCGCTGATGGCAGACAACAACAAGATGGAGGTGTTGGAGAACAATATTTCCATAGATCAACCAATTGTTGCCCCACATCAATGGGGTTTTTTGACCGATGAGGAACACAG CATGGGCGGCCTTGTTAATGAAAACATTGAGGTACAAGAGGATGGGGAGATGACCATGGATGTTAGTGGATTTTCATTTCATTGTATACTGGAGGATACAAGAATCAGGAAGACGGAGGAGGCTCCGGTGATGGTAGACAAGAACAAAATGGTGGTCTTGGAGAACAATAGTTCCAATGATCGACGAGTTGTTGCCCCACATCAACGAAAGTTTTGgaccaaagaggaacacaa GTCATTTCTTTATGGGCTGGAAGTCTATGGTCGTGGCGACTGGAAAAACATATCCAAGCACTTCGTCACCACTAAGACCCCTGTCCAAGTTTCAAGCCATGCACAAAAGTTTTTCAAGAGAATAGAGAAAAAGGCATTGTCAGGGACAAAGCGTTACAGCATCAATGATGTCAGGCTCCATGACAACGAGCTATTGGCAGCAAATAATAGTTCTGCCCCTCGGCAAACCCTTTGTTTCACCAGCCTCAACAATGACCCAAGCTTTAGGTTGCAGGCTCCGACGAGCTCGTTCGCAGTCATGAACAACCTAGCTCAGTGCTCCCCTTCCATATATAATCAACAAGTGGGCCAGCAGCCAATGTGCTGTGAGCAGCAGATGATGGGTTCTACTGAAGCTGTAATGGGCGGGGTAGGAAACTATGTGCCTGATGGCCAACAAGGGTCAGCTTATTTTTATCTTGGCAATGTATGA